One Paroedura picta isolate Pp20150507F chromosome 16, Ppicta_v3.0, whole genome shotgun sequence genomic region harbors:
- the LOC143826783 gene encoding uncharacterized protein LOC143826783 translates to MKTTVVAAVFLLSFIVVTSAYFREKKLRMCGDDLLWALEVTCKRTWQRMLEPNPNEGDYDYFDNDYRRELKQEDAGSRRVARKTRGKKPGQWKKLTGILTKWFQTERICCLNGCTRHTLMRACV, encoded by the exons ATGAAGACGACTGTAGTGGCAGCGGTCTTCCTCCTGTCCTTTATTGTGGTCACCTCCGCTTACTTCCGGGAGAAAAAGCTCCGAATGTGTGGAGATGACTTGCTATGGGCCCTCGAAGTTACGTGTAAAAGGACTTGGCAAAGGATGTTGG agCCCAACCCTAACGAGGGTGATTACGACTATTTCGACAACGACTATCGCCGAGAGTTGAAGCAAGAAGACGCAGGCTCACGTCGTGTAGCCAGGAAGACGAGAGGGAAGAAGCCCGGCCAATGGAAGAAACTGACGGGGATTCTGACAAAATGGTTCCAGACAGAACGCATTTGCTGCTTGAATGGCTGCACCAGACATACTCTGATGAGGGCGTGTG TCTAA